A portion of the Candidatus Pristimantibacillus lignocellulolyticus genome contains these proteins:
- a CDS encoding amino acid adenylation domain-containing protein → MTKTIDRLEQLSPERRALLAMKARQQKAKAAAESAIIPKQQRPAGENKFPLSFPQQRIMFFEEYMPGTSRYNFANGYKLIGELNIPALHRTLNEIIKRHEIMRAVIAYENDDYVQMIRPQMIIDLPIIELKDENKVYELIDKESTAPYDFLNGPLVKAMLFRLDSEMHILVWMTHHLIYDGWSAEVFDVELATIYRSITLDEPLSLPELPIQYPDFAVWQRQWMTGSEYEDQLDYWKKKLTPAPATLDLPTDYPRPAIQSERKAGFYSLTLDPSFSQRIRETSKQLGCTSFVLLLAAYKVLLASYNGKQEIVIGTPMANRGKQEIEKLVGFFANTVALRSEIDMGGTFSDFIAKVRDTVLEANDNQDLPFDRLVEEMNPERVIGHSLFFDTMFLFERIGQSMINLPELQIVPFVGDGKRGGMLDLTMTVFENQKLGMDVTLTYRVDLFRESTIQQLADQYNNILERILNNSKLPLYEIASLSSEQLRKTLVDWNVVETSMAEFQFPHLNVERQAILTPMTLAVCSEGVSLTYLELNERANRLAHYLRGIKVIPNQTVGLYMERSVDIIVGLLGILKAGGAYVPLDPKLPVERLRLIAQEAEVSVIVTESSITDQQPLFDSTDSSSLRTVSLDKDWDAIAREDASNPEVVSKPEDLMYVLFTSGSTGKPKGVAVEHSNYANYLDGIMERMKLKQELSFAIVSTLAADLGTPMIWGAFATGGTLHVIPYERAADPDAFAAYCELYPIDVMKIVPSHMELLLGVSNPSVIIPRECLILAGEASHWGTIADIRRLHPSCRIQNHYGPTETTVSVLAYEVPVDAKENDHQAILPLGRPIPNAPAYVLNAYLQPVPAGSIGELYIGGSAVTRGYYGKPDLTAERFIPNPFSVRPGSRMYRTGDLVRHLPNGTIQFIGRMDQQVKIRGYRVETGEIEQVLLQFEGIRDAVVIIREDEPGDKRLIAYLVREHNLTHGSQEQDMLGTKIDVSAIRKHIKNILPDYMLPSAFVEIERLPLNENGKLDRTKLPAPSVENRAGDAGFIPPETKEEHQIAAVWGEILGLDKVGVTDEFFDLGGDSFKAIKVVRKMGNSFSVMDLFQYPTIRELAEHLSSGATRSDDLLIEFKKASNIGGKAITLVCVPYGGGSAITFQPMAKGLPPNYSLFAVELPGHDYSRDGQLLMSLEETSARIAEEIINKVKGEVYLYGHCLGGAMVLRTALLLQEANVEVSGVFMAGTFPGTRLPFRFTEWWHRLFPQEKWTSDKFARDMLRAFGGFDDEISPEEQKFVLRNLRHDVREAEDYYTALYALPEQPKLKAPVSCIVGGADRMTEFYEERYLEWQDFSDDVRLHIVEQAGHYFHKHQSDHVVKIISQQIRQWDDDNELEKKRFSLNNESQTTSVTEHVKIRKQLQKDVKPSIKTFLLVTLCLIISTIGTSLTGFALGIWVYERSGSISDYATISLYAILPTLLLLPLAGAVVDRYDRRKVMLVGQLLALCSCIFIATMFYMDALSLWAIYVAAGIGSIAGAFTMPAYQAATAQLVPKRYLGHANGLGQLVMSLNGIMAPALGGALVVLIGLQRIVIIDLVLLSLSIVILSLIRFPNLMFKKREEPMSREIIGGWKYIMQRKSLIAMVVFFIVVNFFMSLYNVLTTPFLLQFMTADKVGIVIAFEGAGLLIGSILMSVWGGFDRRADGMVGFVMLTGASIAIAGIYPSLVTAAIGLFGFGLALALINTHWLALIQTKVGLELQGRVLATNQVMAFSMRPLSFLLAGPLVASVFVPLASALPAGTKDTGLFGTGDGMGIGLLITSIGVILFIWGLLGMKYRQLRYMETILPDAVPDAVIIRNKDQLQQLADRQIGAGI, encoded by the coding sequence ATGACTAAAACAATTGACCGACTCGAACAATTGTCACCTGAACGCCGAGCTCTCCTTGCGATGAAGGCTAGGCAGCAGAAGGCAAAAGCTGCTGCAGAATCCGCTATTATTCCGAAACAGCAAAGGCCAGCTGGTGAGAACAAGTTCCCATTATCGTTTCCACAGCAGCGAATTATGTTTTTCGAAGAGTATATGCCTGGAACATCGAGATATAACTTTGCTAACGGCTATAAACTGATTGGTGAACTTAACATTCCAGCTCTGCATAGAACATTGAACGAGATAATTAAGCGCCATGAAATTATGCGTGCTGTCATTGCTTACGAGAACGATGATTACGTGCAGATGATTCGTCCTCAGATGATAATCGACCTACCTATAATTGAGTTGAAAGATGAAAATAAAGTTTATGAGCTCATCGACAAAGAATCAACGGCACCTTATGATTTTCTGAATGGTCCGCTTGTGAAAGCGATGCTTTTCCGTCTTGATTCGGAAATGCATATCCTAGTCTGGATGACACATCACTTAATCTATGACGGATGGTCAGCCGAAGTGTTCGACGTAGAACTTGCCACGATCTATCGCTCTATCACGCTAGATGAGCCATTGTCTCTACCAGAACTACCGATTCAATATCCGGACTTTGCCGTTTGGCAGAGGCAATGGATGACAGGATCAGAATACGAAGATCAGCTCGATTACTGGAAGAAGAAACTGACACCAGCACCAGCAACACTTGATCTTCCAACAGATTATCCGCGCCCCGCTATTCAAAGTGAACGCAAAGCCGGTTTCTACAGCTTGACTCTCGATCCTTCATTCTCACAGCGTATCCGTGAAACGAGTAAACAGCTCGGTTGCACCTCGTTCGTCCTTTTACTAGCTGCTTATAAAGTACTTCTAGCGAGCTATAATGGCAAGCAAGAAATTGTCATTGGGACGCCTATGGCGAATCGAGGTAAGCAGGAAATAGAGAAGCTAGTTGGTTTCTTTGCCAACACAGTTGCGCTGCGTTCCGAAATCGACATGGGTGGTACCTTTAGCGACTTTATTGCAAAAGTCCGAGACACAGTGCTCGAAGCAAACGATAATCAGGATTTGCCGTTCGACCGGCTTGTCGAAGAGATGAATCCGGAACGTGTAATTGGTCATTCACTTTTCTTCGATACGATGTTTTTGTTCGAGAGAATTGGTCAGTCTATGATTAATCTACCTGAACTCCAAATTGTACCTTTCGTGGGCGATGGCAAACGTGGAGGCATGCTGGATCTGACGATGACAGTATTCGAGAATCAAAAATTAGGTATGGATGTTACGTTGACGTACAGGGTAGACCTGTTCCGCGAGTCAACCATTCAGCAATTGGCAGACCAGTACAATAATATTTTAGAGCGTATATTAAACAATTCAAAATTACCCTTATATGAAATTGCATCACTTTCGAGCGAACAATTAAGAAAAACTCTCGTCGATTGGAATGTTGTCGAGACTTCTATGGCGGAGTTCCAATTTCCGCACCTCAATGTTGAGCGACAAGCAATCCTTACACCTATGACATTAGCCGTATGCTCTGAAGGGGTTAGTCTGACTTATCTGGAACTGAATGAAAGGGCGAATCGTCTAGCACATTATTTGCGAGGAATAAAGGTTATACCTAATCAAACAGTAGGTCTTTATATGGAGCGCTCAGTCGATATTATCGTTGGCTTGCTCGGCATCTTAAAGGCAGGTGGCGCTTATGTTCCACTTGATCCTAAGTTACCAGTAGAAAGATTAAGATTGATTGCTCAGGAAGCTGAAGTATCGGTTATCGTAACCGAAAGCTCTATAACTGATCAACAGCCACTATTCGACAGTACGGATTCTTCATCGTTACGCACCGTTTCACTCGACAAGGACTGGGATGCGATCGCTAGAGAAGATGCAAGTAATCCAGAAGTTGTCTCGAAACCGGAAGATCTAATGTATGTATTGTTTACCTCAGGATCAACGGGCAAACCAAAGGGCGTAGCAGTTGAGCATAGCAATTATGCCAATTATTTGGATGGCATAATGGAGCGTATGAAGTTAAAACAAGAGTTGAGTTTCGCCATCGTCAGCACGCTTGCTGCCGACCTCGGAACGCCAATGATTTGGGGAGCATTTGCAACAGGAGGAACACTGCATGTCATCCCGTATGAACGTGCTGCTGATCCCGATGCTTTCGCGGCATATTGCGAGTTGTATCCGATTGACGTCATGAAGATCGTTCCAAGTCATATGGAGTTACTTCTAGGCGTATCTAATCCGAGCGTTATCATACCTCGCGAATGTTTAATTCTAGCAGGTGAAGCCTCACATTGGGGAACAATTGCAGACATTCGACGACTTCATCCTAGTTGCAGAATCCAGAATCATTATGGCCCTACAGAAACGACGGTTTCCGTGCTAGCTTATGAAGTTCCTGTTGATGCAAAAGAGAACGATCATCAAGCGATTCTTCCGCTTGGTCGTCCTATACCGAACGCACCTGCGTATGTGCTTAACGCTTATCTTCAACCGGTTCCTGCTGGTTCCATTGGCGAATTGTATATCGGCGGTAGCGCAGTCACACGCGGCTACTATGGTAAGCCAGATCTAACTGCAGAACGATTTATACCTAATCCATTTTCAGTCCGACCGGGCTCAAGAATGTATCGTACAGGTGATCTCGTTCGCCATTTGCCAAACGGAACAATTCAATTTATTGGACGGATGGATCAACAGGTCAAGATTCGAGGTTATCGTGTCGAAACAGGCGAAATAGAGCAAGTCCTCCTGCAGTTCGAAGGAATACGCGATGCGGTCGTAATAATACGTGAAGATGAACCCGGAGACAAACGATTGATTGCCTATCTAGTGCGGGAGCACAACTTGACACATGGTAGTCAAGAGCAAGATATGCTTGGAACTAAGATCGATGTAAGTGCAATAAGAAAGCATATTAAAAACATTTTACCAGACTATATGTTACCTTCGGCCTTCGTCGAGATCGAACGGCTACCGCTTAACGAAAACGGTAAGCTTGATCGTACTAAGTTACCTGCACCTAGTGTCGAAAATCGAGCAGGTGATGCCGGATTTATTCCACCCGAGACCAAAGAAGAGCATCAAATTGCTGCAGTATGGGGTGAGATACTAGGTCTAGATAAGGTTGGAGTCACCGACGAATTTTTTGATCTTGGTGGTGATTCGTTCAAGGCGATTAAAGTTGTACGTAAGATGGGCAATTCATTCAGCGTGATGGATCTCTTTCAGTATCCGACAATTCGTGAATTAGCAGAGCATCTCTCATCAGGAGCCACGCGTAGTGATGATTTACTAATTGAATTTAAGAAGGCATCCAATATCGGAGGCAAAGCTATTACATTAGTATGCGTACCGTACGGTGGGGGTAGCGCGATTACATTCCAGCCGATGGCTAAAGGGTTGCCACCTAACTATTCTTTGTTTGCCGTCGAACTACCCGGGCATGATTACAGTAGAGATGGTCAATTGCTAATGTCGCTCGAGGAAACCTCAGCTCGGATTGCAGAAGAAATCATTAACAAAGTTAAAGGTGAAGTTTATCTGTATGGACATTGCTTAGGCGGGGCAATGGTACTTCGTACCGCGCTTTTGCTACAGGAAGCGAATGTAGAGGTAAGTGGAGTCTTTATGGCAGGCACCTTCCCTGGAACAAGACTACCATTCAGATTTACGGAATGGTGGCATAGATTATTCCCACAGGAGAAATGGACGTCCGATAAATTCGCACGCGACATGCTCCGTGCCTTTGGTGGTTTCGATGACGAAATATCCCCGGAAGAGCAGAAATTCGTGCTGCGTAACTTGCGGCATGATGTACGAGAAGCGGAGGATTATTACACAGCTTTGTACGCTCTACCAGAGCAACCAAAACTGAAAGCTCCAGTATCTTGTATTGTCGGCGGTGCCGATCGAATGACTGAGTTCTACGAGGAACGTTACTTGGAGTGGCAGGATTTCAGTGATGATGTGAGATTGCATATCGTTGAACAGGCTGGCCATTATTTTCATAAACATCAATCAGATCATGTCGTAAAAATTATATCACAGCAGATTCGTCAGTGGGATGATGATAACGAATTAGAAAAAAAACGTTTTTCTTTGAACAACGAATCTCAGACAACATCAGTCACTGAGCACGTAAAAATAAGGAAGCAGTTGCAGAAGGACGTTAAACCCAGCATAAAAACGTTTTTATTAGTTACATTGTGCTTGATTATTTCCACAATAGGTACGTCATTGACCGGATTCGCCTTAGGAATATGGGTTTACGAACGTTCCGGATCGATTTCAGATTATGCGACGATATCGCTGTATGCAATACTTCCCACATTGTTGCTGCTACCTCTCGCAGGTGCAGTTGTGGACCGCTATGATAGACGAAAGGTGATGTTGGTAGGTCAGTTATTAGCATTATGCTCGTGTATCTTCATCGCGACTATGTTCTATATGGACGCATTATCACTGTGGGCGATCTACGTAGCTGCAGGTATAGGATCAATCGCTGGAGCTTTCACGATGCCTGCCTACCAAGCCGCAACAGCGCAACTCGTACCAAAGAGGTACTTGGGACACGCGAACGGATTAGGACAACTCGTTATGTCCTTGAACGGAATTATGGCGCCTGCACTTGGAGGAGCTCTAGTCGTATTGATCGGGCTACAAAGAATTGTCATTATCGATCTCGTACTATTAAGTCTGTCAATTGTCATTCTCTCGCTGATCCGATTCCCGAACTTGATGTTCAAAAAGCGCGAGGAACCAATGAGCAGAGAAATCATTGGAGGTTGGAAATATATTATGCAAAGGAAGAGCTTGATCGCAATGGTCGTGTTTTTCATTGTTGTCAATTTCTTCATGAGCTTATATAACGTACTAACGACACCGTTCCTTCTACAATTCATGACCGCTGACAAAGTTGGTATTGTAATTGCCTTCGAAGGTGCAGGACTATTAATCGGCTCGATACTTATGTCAGTATGGGGCGGATTTGACCGTAGAGCGGATGGGATGGTCGGGTTCGTTATGTTGACTGGTGCATCGATTGCAATTGCAGGTATCTATCCTTCACTTGTGACTGCAGCCATCGGATTATTCGGCTTTGGTCTAGCACTTGCACTTATTAATACGCACTGGCTTGCATTAATTCAAACGAAGGTAGGACTTGAATTACAAGGTCGAGTATTGGCAACGAATCAAGTTATGGCTTTCAGCATGCGTCCACTTAGTTTCCTTCTTGCAGGACCACTTGTAGCGTCTGTTTTCGTTCCACTTGCTTCCGCGTTGCCAGCAGGAACTAAGGACACAGGACTATTCGGAACTGGAGATGGGATGGGCATTGGGCTATTAATCACTTCGATCGGTGTCATCCTGTTCATCTGGGGATTACTCGGTATGAAATATCGACAATTGCGCTATATGGAGACAATTTTACCTGATGCTGTGCCTGATGCCGTGATTATTCGAAATAAAGATCAATTACAGCAACTTGCAGATCGCCAAATTGGTGCAGGGATCTAA